In Xanthomonas sacchari, a genomic segment contains:
- a CDS encoding LysR family transcriptional regulator, translated as MTLEQLALFVAVAERQHLTLGAQAAHRTPSAASAAIKALERQYGVALFDRVGRGLALTAAGAAFCEDAKAILARSRAAELALSEWRGVLRGTLDLHASQTVASYWLPTRLMAFHARYPQIEIRLSVGNTDSVARAVRAGRAELGFVEGRVQAAELLSSPLDHDRLSVVAAPGHPLAGRRRPGLARLVADSTWIMREPGSGTRSAFEAALRAAGIAPERLRVALSLPSNEAVLSAVQAGPSLAAISQLAAAPWLESGRLQRLAVTLGERSFHALRHRERSLGAAAVALLGLQAPSAAA; from the coding sequence ATGACGCTGGAACAACTCGCACTGTTCGTGGCGGTGGCCGAGCGCCAGCACCTGACCCTGGGCGCGCAGGCCGCGCACCGCACGCCCTCGGCCGCCAGCGCCGCGATCAAGGCACTGGAACGCCAGTACGGGGTGGCGCTGTTCGACCGGGTCGGCCGCGGCCTGGCGCTGACCGCGGCCGGCGCGGCGTTCTGCGAGGACGCCAAGGCGATCCTGGCGCGCAGTCGCGCCGCCGAACTGGCGCTGAGCGAATGGCGCGGCGTGCTGCGCGGCACCCTCGACCTGCATGCCAGCCAGACCGTGGCCAGCTACTGGTTGCCGACCCGGCTGATGGCGTTCCATGCGCGCTATCCGCAGATCGAGATCCGCCTGAGCGTGGGCAACACCGACAGCGTGGCGCGCGCGGTGCGCGCGGGACGCGCCGAACTGGGCTTCGTCGAGGGCCGGGTGCAGGCCGCGGAGCTGCTGAGTTCGCCGCTGGACCACGACCGGCTGAGCGTGGTGGCCGCACCGGGCCACCCGCTGGCCGGACGCCGCCGCCCCGGGCTGGCGCGGCTGGTCGCCGACAGCACCTGGATCATGCGCGAACCCGGCTCGGGCACGCGCTCGGCGTTCGAGGCGGCGTTGCGCGCCGCCGGCATCGCCCCCGAGCGCCTGCGCGTGGCCCTGTCCCTGCCCTCCAACGAAGCGGTGCTGTCGGCGGTGCAGGCCGGGCCCAGCCTGGCGGCGATCTCGCAGCTGGCCGCGGCGCCGTGGCTGGAGAGCGGCCGGCTGCAGCGCCTCGCCGTGACGCTGGGCGAACGCAGCTTCCATGCGCTGCGCCACCGCGAACGCAGCCTGGGCGCGGCGGCGGTCGCCCTGCTCGGCTTGCAGGCCCCATCCGCGGCGGCCTGA
- a CDS encoding YeiH family protein — protein sequence MRTQLQRPSALLPGLALALGVAALAWLAERAQLQWLGRRWIDALVFAIVLGTLLRTAWRLPPSTHAGIAFAAKLPLELAIVLLGASVGLGAIGAAGGVLLGAIAVVVLLAIALGYGIGRALGLPSRLATLVACGNAICGNSAIVAAAPVIEADSDDVAASIAFTAALGVLVVLLLPLAVPVLGLDQRHYGILAGMTVYAVPQVLAATVPVGAVSAQVGALVKLMRVLMLGPVMLLLGLLRGGSPAPRRPAHALVPWFVFGFVGMMGLRALGALPAPAIEAAQALSLLFTLVAMAALGLSVNLRTVLASGGRVLAAGTLSLLALGSLSVLLLRWLP from the coding sequence ATGCGTACGCAGTTGCAGAGACCGTCGGCCTTGCTGCCCGGGCTGGCCCTGGCCCTCGGGGTGGCGGCGTTGGCCTGGCTGGCCGAACGCGCGCAACTGCAGTGGCTGGGCCGGCGCTGGATCGACGCGCTGGTGTTCGCGATCGTGCTCGGCACCCTGTTGCGCACGGCCTGGCGGCTGCCGCCGTCCACCCACGCGGGCATCGCCTTTGCCGCCAAGCTGCCGCTGGAACTGGCGATCGTGCTGCTCGGCGCCTCGGTCGGCCTCGGCGCCATCGGCGCGGCAGGGGGCGTGTTGCTGGGCGCCATCGCCGTGGTGGTGCTGCTGGCGATCGCGCTCGGCTACGGCATCGGCCGCGCGCTGGGGCTGCCGTCGCGGCTGGCCACCCTGGTCGCCTGCGGCAACGCGATCTGCGGCAATTCGGCGATCGTCGCCGCGGCGCCGGTGATCGAGGCCGACTCCGACGACGTCGCCGCCTCGATCGCGTTCACCGCCGCCCTGGGCGTGCTGGTGGTGTTGCTGCTGCCGTTGGCGGTGCCCGTGCTGGGCCTGGACCAGCGCCACTACGGCATCCTCGCCGGCATGACCGTGTACGCCGTGCCGCAGGTGCTGGCGGCGACCGTGCCGGTGGGCGCGGTGAGCGCGCAGGTGGGCGCACTGGTCAAGTTGATGCGGGTGCTGATGCTGGGGCCGGTGATGCTGCTGCTGGGCCTGCTCCGCGGCGGCTCGCCGGCGCCGCGGCGCCCGGCGCACGCGCTGGTGCCGTGGTTCGTGTTCGGCTTCGTCGGCATGATGGGCCTGCGTGCGCTGGGCGCGCTGCCGGCGCCGGCCATCGAGGCGGCGCAGGCGCTGTCGCTGCTGTTCACCCTGGTGGCGATGGCCGCGCTGGGCCTGTCGGTGAACCTGCGCACGGTGCTCGCATCCGGTGGTCGCGTGCTGGCCGCCGGGACGCTGTCGCTGCTGGCGCTGGGCAGCCTCAGCGTGCTGCTGCTGCGCTGGTTGCCGTAG
- a CDS encoding cation diffusion facilitator family transporter produces MGHDHSHAPTEIRHEQPLWWALGLTALFLVVEVAGAFVTNSLALLSDAAHMATDTLALMIALIAVRLSRRPPDAKRSYGYARLEALGALVNGALLFVVAGYILWEAVQRFRQPQEIATVGMLGIAAFGLLINLISMRLLKAGSGESLNMKGAYLEVWSDMLGSVAVIVGALVIRLTGWKLIDPILAVLIGLWVLPRTWVLLREAVNVLLEGVPKGVDLDAVRGYLQAAPGVASVHDLHVWALASSTPALTAHVVVVDGGDADALRAVLCDGLHGRFGIDHITLQMEAGHCGATPCGTPAAAGEGGGHDHHGEPGHDAHHGHDHGHPPHRHGHAHGHSHP; encoded by the coding sequence ATGGGACACGATCACAGCCACGCCCCTACCGAGATCCGCCACGAGCAACCCCTGTGGTGGGCGCTCGGCCTCACCGCGCTGTTCCTGGTGGTGGAGGTGGCCGGCGCGTTCGTGACCAACAGCCTGGCGCTGCTGTCCGATGCCGCGCACATGGCCACCGACACGCTGGCGCTGATGATCGCGCTGATCGCGGTGCGGCTGAGCCGGCGCCCGCCCGACGCCAAGCGCAGCTACGGCTACGCCCGGCTGGAAGCGCTGGGTGCGCTGGTCAACGGCGCGCTGCTGTTCGTGGTCGCCGGCTACATTCTGTGGGAGGCGGTGCAGCGTTTCCGCCAGCCGCAGGAGATCGCCACCGTCGGCATGCTCGGCATCGCCGCGTTCGGCCTGCTGATCAATCTGATCTCGATGCGCCTGCTCAAGGCCGGCAGCGGCGAGAGCCTCAACATGAAGGGCGCCTACCTGGAAGTATGGAGCGACATGCTGGGCTCGGTCGCGGTGATCGTCGGCGCACTGGTGATCCGCCTCACCGGTTGGAAGCTGATCGATCCGATCCTGGCGGTGTTGATCGGCCTGTGGGTGCTGCCGCGGACCTGGGTGCTGCTGCGCGAGGCGGTCAACGTGCTGCTGGAAGGCGTGCCCAAGGGCGTGGACCTGGATGCGGTGCGGGGGTATCTGCAGGCGGCGCCCGGCGTGGCCAGCGTGCACGACCTGCACGTGTGGGCGCTGGCCTCCAGCACCCCGGCGCTGACCGCGCACGTGGTGGTGGTCGACGGCGGCGACGCCGACGCGCTGCGCGCGGTGCTGTGCGACGGGCTGCATGGGCGCTTCGGCATCGACCACATCACCCTGCAGATGGAAGCCGGCCATTGCGGCGCCACGCCGTGCGGCACGCCGGCTGCGGCGGGCGAGGGCGGTGGTCACGATCATCATGGCGAGCCTGGCCACGACGCGCACCACGGGCACGATCACGGCCATCCCCCGCATCGGCATGGCCATGCGCATGGGCATTCGCATCCGTAA